A portion of the Actomonas aquatica genome contains these proteins:
- a CDS encoding right-handed parallel beta-helix repeat-containing protein yields the protein MTLTRLLPAALSLMSVLATAVFAAPSGGPYGPIQQTYTIPSTAGTVYYVAPHGDADATGNSLDAPTTIEAAISRVVTGDAIILRGGIYRTGNLQLNQGITMQAFEDERPILKGTYVVDAEQAEKQRNGLYRIAWEHLFPLKPQGWWTRGTFGATTPQWLFNNDMVFVDGKPLKTVGWEGEVEEGSFSVDYDNGNIYIAVDPAEHTVEITAFDNALTRTIGDVHGKSSDGKGPVLRGLTMTQYAYRAIEIEGYDPEEISPEEKHGNDVIGTTLEHCTITHCSRVAGYFRGDNMVFRHNLISDTSTEGIFILASDDALLEKNIFRRNNVEGIQGYFPAAVKIFNQTRRVVVRDNLLTENPGSNGIWYDVGNVDGVFINNWIEDGYNGFFFEISKGVTVAGNVFVNSDAWVLNSSGAKVFNNTFVNSSMRVTRTSRSADGDHFDWHPASGPDVDERVDHEVRNNLFVTDGAVEDGVVRVQQEAKLAGKLTDAQVTFDHNVYVRLGDEPTELYTWAPVPDDEDAQAKFATLADLQAVVPAVDPHGQELNGYFGPLFHGLHLKRFELSTDFPAAGAGGEIPARIAELIGAEEGQIGAYPVER from the coding sequence ATGACCCTGACCCGACTCCTTCCTGCGGCGCTTTCTTTGATGAGCGTCCTCGCCACGGCTGTTTTTGCGGCGCCTTCTGGCGGTCCCTACGGCCCGATCCAGCAAACCTATACGATCCCGAGCACCGCCGGCACGGTGTATTATGTGGCGCCGCACGGCGACGCCGACGCGACCGGCAACAGTCTCGACGCACCGACGACGATCGAAGCGGCGATCAGTCGCGTGGTCACGGGCGATGCCATCATCCTGCGCGGAGGCATTTATCGCACGGGCAACCTGCAGCTCAATCAGGGCATCACGATGCAGGCGTTCGAGGACGAGCGACCGATTTTGAAGGGCACCTACGTGGTCGACGCCGAGCAGGCCGAGAAACAGCGGAACGGACTCTACCGTATTGCTTGGGAGCACCTCTTCCCGCTCAAGCCGCAGGGTTGGTGGACGCGCGGGACTTTCGGTGCGACGACCCCGCAGTGGCTCTTCAACAACGACATGGTTTTCGTCGACGGCAAACCGTTGAAGACGGTCGGTTGGGAAGGCGAGGTTGAGGAGGGCTCCTTCTCGGTCGATTACGACAACGGTAACATCTACATCGCGGTCGATCCGGCGGAGCACACCGTGGAGATCACCGCCTTCGACAACGCGCTCACCCGCACCATCGGGGACGTGCACGGCAAGTCGAGCGATGGCAAAGGCCCGGTGCTGCGAGGCCTGACCATGACCCAATACGCCTACCGTGCGATCGAGATCGAGGGCTACGATCCCGAGGAGATCTCGCCCGAGGAAAAGCACGGCAACGACGTCATCGGCACGACGCTGGAGCACTGCACGATCACGCACTGCTCGCGCGTAGCGGGTTACTTCCGCGGCGATAACATGGTCTTTCGCCACAACCTCATCAGCGACACCAGCACCGAAGGCATCTTCATCCTGGCTTCCGACGACGCGCTGCTGGAGAAGAACATTTTCCGCCGCAACAACGTCGAGGGCATCCAGGGTTACTTCCCGGCCGCGGTGAAGATTTTCAACCAGACGCGCCGCGTCGTCGTGCGGGACAACCTGCTCACCGAAAACCCCGGCTCCAACGGCATCTGGTATGACGTGGGCAACGTCGACGGCGTGTTCATCAACAACTGGATCGAGGACGGCTACAACGGCTTCTTCTTCGAAATCTCCAAGGGCGTCACGGTGGCGGGCAACGTCTTCGTGAACAGCGACGCCTGGGTGCTCAATAGTTCCGGCGCCAAGGTGTTCAACAACACGTTCGTGAACTCTTCCATGCGCGTCACCCGCACGAGCCGCAGCGCCGACGGCGATCACTTCGACTGGCATCCGGCGAGCGGTCCCGACGTCGATGAGCGCGTCGACCACGAAGTGCGCAACAACCTCTTCGTGACGGACGGTGCGGTCGAAGACGGCGTGGTGCGCGTCCAGCAGGAAGCCAAGCTCGCCGGTAAACTGACCGACGCGCAGGTTACTTTTGATCACAACGTTTACGTGCGCCTCGGCGACGAACCGACCGAGCTCTACACGTGGGCGCCGGTGCCGGACGACGAAGACGCGCAGGCGAAGTTTGCCACGTTGGCGGACCTGCAGGCGGTGGTGCCGGCGGTGGATCCGCATGGCCAGGAGTTGAACGGCTATTTCGGTCCGCTCTTCCACGGCCTGCACCTCAAGCGTTTTGAGCTCTCGACTGATTTCCCCGCGGCGGGTGCCGGTGGCGAGATCCCGGCGCGCATCGCGGAGTTGATCGGCGCCGAGGAGGGACAGATCGGGGCGTATCCGGTCGAGCGCTGA
- a CDS encoding YjhG/YagF family D-xylonate dehydratase, with amino-acid sequence MATLPVFESGDPSIYELRTTAPGPTGRLPLGAEQLRAMASGELFGWTQNAGMGWDPAKLRGKQFLVLSTQGGLRAPDGQPIALGYHTGHWEVGLLMEEAAKVFASQGAIPFAAYVSDPCDGRTNGTAGMLDSLPYRNDAAVVFRRLIRSLPTRHGVLGVATCDKGLPAMLMALAGTPDLPTVLVPGGVTLLAEEAEDTAKVQTLAARFARDEITLDHAAEMGCRACGSPGGGCQFMGTAATTQVVAEALGLALPHSALSPSGAPIWRDMARRSALALMGLEQAGTTTRDLLTRDSLHNAMVCHAAVGGSTNLVLHVPAIAHAAGLPRPTVADWSRINREVPRLVDALPNGPQHYATVQVFLAGGVPEMMLHLRDLGLLKLDAPTVTGRTLGENLAWWEGSERRQRLRAKLTEFDGIDPDHVIMNAERAQQRGLTSTVTFLGGNLAPEGALVKSTAISPTRLDSDGVYDHEGPARVYPSEAAAIAAIKTGAVQPGDIMVLIGIGPGSGMPETYQVTSALKHVKGGDQIALVTDGRFSGVSTGACIGHVSPEAWAGGPIGKVRDGDRLRIRIDTRALEGTVDVVGVTAEDLAARPTNPALKPDPRVPADTRLWAALQSASGGSWGGCVYDVDAIVELMERGKRRQ; translated from the coding sequence ATGGCGACCCTACCTGTTTTTGAATCGGGCGATCCGTCCATCTACGAACTGCGCACCACCGCGCCCGGTCCGACGGGACGCCTGCCGCTCGGCGCCGAGCAATTGCGCGCGATGGCCAGTGGCGAGTTGTTTGGTTGGACGCAGAATGCCGGCATGGGCTGGGACCCGGCCAAGCTGCGCGGCAAACAGTTTCTGGTGCTGAGCACCCAGGGGGGGCTGCGTGCGCCGGATGGTCAGCCGATCGCGCTGGGTTACCACACGGGGCACTGGGAGGTCGGTCTGCTCATGGAGGAGGCGGCCAAGGTCTTCGCGTCGCAGGGGGCGATTCCGTTTGCGGCTTACGTGAGTGACCCGTGCGACGGCCGCACCAACGGCACCGCCGGCATGCTCGACAGCCTGCCGTATCGCAATGACGCCGCGGTGGTGTTTCGCCGCCTGATCCGTTCGCTGCCTACGCGGCACGGCGTGCTCGGCGTGGCGACCTGCGACAAAGGTCTGCCGGCCATGTTGATGGCGTTGGCCGGCACGCCGGATCTGCCGACGGTGCTGGTGCCGGGCGGTGTGACGCTGCTGGCGGAGGAAGCGGAAGATACGGCCAAAGTGCAGACGCTGGCGGCGCGGTTTGCGCGGGACGAGATCACGCTCGATCATGCGGCCGAGATGGGTTGTCGCGCCTGTGGTTCGCCGGGGGGCGGGTGTCAGTTTATGGGCACGGCGGCGACGACGCAGGTCGTGGCCGAAGCGCTGGGGTTGGCCCTGCCGCACTCGGCGCTGAGTCCATCGGGCGCGCCGATCTGGCGCGACATGGCACGGCGGTCGGCGCTGGCGTTGATGGGTTTGGAGCAGGCCGGCACCACGACGCGCGACCTGCTCACGAGGGATTCGCTGCACAACGCGATGGTCTGCCACGCGGCGGTGGGAGGATCGACCAACCTGGTGCTGCACGTGCCGGCGATCGCGCACGCGGCCGGGTTGCCGCGCCCGACCGTGGCCGATTGGTCCCGCATCAACCGTGAGGTGCCGCGCTTGGTGGACGCGTTGCCCAACGGACCGCAGCACTACGCGACGGTGCAAGTGTTCCTCGCCGGTGGCGTGCCGGAGATGATGCTGCATCTGCGCGACTTGGGTTTGCTCAAACTCGACGCGCCGACGGTCACGGGCCGCACACTGGGGGAGAATTTGGCATGGTGGGAAGGCAGTGAACGGCGTCAGCGGCTGCGCGCGAAGCTGACCGAGTTTGACGGGATCGACCCCGACCACGTGATCATGAATGCCGAACGGGCGCAGCAGCGTGGCCTCACCAGCACGGTGACCTTCCTGGGGGGCAATCTCGCGCCGGAGGGGGCGCTGGTGAAGAGCACGGCGATTTCACCGACACGCTTGGATTCCGATGGAGTTTACGACCACGAGGGGCCGGCGCGGGTGTATCCGAGCGAGGCGGCGGCGATTGCAGCGATCAAAACCGGCGCGGTTCAGCCGGGTGACATCATGGTTCTCATTGGCATCGGTCCGGGCTCCGGGATGCCGGAAACCTATCAGGTGACCTCGGCGCTCAAACACGTGAAGGGCGGCGACCAGATCGCGCTGGTGACGGATGGGCGTTTTTCAGGCGTGTCGACGGGCGCGTGTATCGGACATGTGAGTCCGGAGGCGTGGGCCGGTGGGCCGATCGGCAAAGTGAGGGACGGCGACCGCCTGCGGATTCGCATCGATACACGCGCGCTAGAGGGCACGGTCGATGTGGTCGGTGTGACGGCGGAGGACTTGGCGGCGCGGCCGACCAATCCGGCGTTGAAGCCTGATCCGCGCGTGCCGGCGGACACGCGTTTGTGGGCCGCGCTGCAGAGCGCCAGTGGCGGCAGCTGGGGCGGCTGCGTTTACGACGTCGACGCGATCGTGGAGCTGATGGAGCGCGGCAAGCGGCGCCAATGA
- a CDS encoding fumarylacetoacetate hydrolase family protein encodes MSSLYRVYPSDGALVIENAGVLKQAPAEFGFDALFTATDPVAATRDAFAAGVVVEALGPASKLIENQEVWAAGVTYYRSRTARMEESKDAGGGDFYDRVYDAPRPELFFKATPQRVVAPGDAVKIRADSKWNVPEPELTLAISATGKVFGFTVGNDMSSRDIEGENPLYLPQAKTYARSAAIGPCIVVSDTLPGPETEIRLELVRGGETVFADATKLDQLKRPLPSLAEWLFRDNSFPCGAFLMTGTGIVPPDEFTLEVGDEVRITIEPAGTLVNAITQ; translated from the coding sequence ATGTCATCGCTCTATCGTGTTTACCCCTCCGATGGTGCTCTCGTCATCGAGAACGCAGGTGTGCTCAAACAGGCTCCGGCCGAGTTTGGCTTTGATGCTTTGTTCACCGCCACCGATCCCGTGGCCGCGACGCGCGATGCGTTTGCGGCGGGCGTCGTGGTGGAGGCGCTCGGCCCGGCCAGCAAGCTCATCGAAAACCAGGAGGTCTGGGCGGCAGGTGTGACCTACTACCGCAGCCGCACGGCGCGCATGGAGGAGTCGAAAGACGCGGGTGGCGGTGATTTCTACGACCGGGTTTACGATGCGCCGCGACCGGAGCTGTTTTTTAAGGCGACCCCGCAGCGGGTGGTTGCACCGGGCGATGCGGTGAAAATTCGCGCCGACTCGAAGTGGAATGTGCCGGAGCCGGAGTTGACGCTCGCGATCAGTGCAACCGGTAAGGTTTTTGGCTTCACGGTCGGCAACGACATGAGCTCGCGCGACATCGAGGGCGAGAATCCGCTCTACCTGCCGCAGGCCAAGACCTATGCCCGCAGTGCGGCGATCGGGCCGTGTATCGTCGTGTCGGATACGCTGCCGGGACCGGAGACAGAGATCAGGCTCGAGTTGGTTCGCGGTGGCGAAACGGTTTTTGCGGACGCGACGAAGCTCGATCAATTGAAACGCCCGTTGCCGTCGCTGGCGGAGTGGTTGTTCCGCGACAACAGTTTCCCCTGCGGAGCGTTTCTGATGACCGGCACGGGTATCGTGCCGCCGGACGAGTTCACGCTCGAGGTCGGCGATGAGGTGCGCATCACCATCGAACCGGCGGGCACGCTGGTGAACGCGATCACGCAATAA
- a CDS encoding RDD family protein, which yields MSALTPAKPTQRVAATAINAVIIVAFAVFAEWIAATSTAPTATARAYVASQALFGLSAIFWLICGQARSSPGLMAMKLKLVQAETPGTRPTLITCLLRPLPFFIVVAIIVAPTSLIPRAIAAFHFILVLIGALFLAANSTPIWSGDDRRSLLDKWLKVRVVQK from the coding sequence ATGTCCGCCCTCACGCCCGCCAAGCCCACCCAGCGCGTCGCCGCCACCGCGATCAACGCCGTCATCATCGTCGCCTTCGCCGTCTTCGCGGAGTGGATTGCCGCCACCTCGACGGCGCCGACGGCCACCGCCCGGGCCTACGTGGCGTCACAGGCCCTCTTCGGGCTCTCGGCCATTTTCTGGCTCATCTGCGGGCAGGCTCGCAGCAGTCCCGGCCTGATGGCCATGAAACTGAAACTGGTGCAGGCCGAAACCCCCGGCACCCGTCCAACCCTGATCACCTGCCTGCTGCGCCCGCTGCCCTTCTTCATCGTGGTCGCGATCATCGTCGCACCAACCTCGCTGATCCCGCGCGCCATCGCCGCCTTTCACTTCATCCTGGTGCTGATCGGCGCCCTTTTCCTGGCGGCAAATTCCACCCCCATCTGGAGCGGCGACGACCGCCGCAGCCTGCTCGACAAGTGGCTCAAAGTCCGCGTCGTGCAGAAGTGA
- a CDS encoding ExbD/TolR family protein: MYGTPPPDLDDAATKQARIEIIPLIDVIFFLLATFVLFTLSLDRTQIIPLNLPKVETPPDRIIIEPAEPVYLQVSDRGNYYWDQELISFPEVKLRLAQYATEHDPKIMLTSDDRANYGDAIRLLDAVRAAGIDQVSMETRFRRTGQ, encoded by the coding sequence ATGTATGGAACTCCTCCCCCCGATCTCGACGACGCCGCCACCAAACAGGCTCGCATCGAGATCATCCCGTTGATCGATGTGATCTTCTTTTTGCTGGCGACCTTCGTGCTGTTCACCCTCTCGCTCGACCGCACGCAGATCATTCCCCTCAACCTGCCCAAAGTCGAAACGCCTCCGGACCGAATCATCATCGAGCCCGCCGAGCCGGTCTACCTGCAGGTTTCCGATCGCGGCAACTACTACTGGGATCAGGAACTCATCTCCTTCCCCGAAGTGAAGCTGCGTCTCGCCCAGTATGCCACCGAGCACGACCCCAAGATCATGCTCACCTCCGACGACCGGGCCAACTACGGCGACGCCATCCGGCTCCTCGACGCCGTGCGCGCCGCCGGTATTGACCAAGTGTCGATGGAAACCCGCTTCCGTCGCACCGGCCAGTAG